The following are encoded in a window of Gossypium raimondii isolate GPD5lz chromosome 13, ASM2569854v1, whole genome shotgun sequence genomic DNA:
- the LOC105784606 gene encoding protein PHYTOCHROME KINASE SUBSTRATE 4: MMMTMMMEKARAMKTMNGGGSQEHFREQEQEEELKPSLSYNINSFPQQKTNLGVDVSADEDTEISIFDAKRYFSESNSDSRVCKRVSPLNIPNSVHVASEPGAALAGRFSSASSAADGYGYGRTYRVRSFHATPTPSSEASWNSQTGLLANPPGAIAVSMTTADDKRKGSGNLRRLWRLSCPCSGKKSVQVEPNKPQSFKVDGKRSTGTQSASSGIDHKREEMLQTCNPRSISEENHEFHSSLGVQRVVATTARVPLMISNGSGTAGFTFPILNQVQPKSSHVKMVVNINSSSLDNHEDPPRESLDVFLPPDDSSISVPKKLVSRITIADDDAASDTSSDLFEIESLSTTTQGHSTSHPMYNNSRDSLDDALNFNTIRSIAAACNGSGFACQYSSMMTDCCYEPSEASIEWSVTTAEGFERGSVGVSEAEEMHGNYNYNGIGKGGRQKSGNGGLLSCRSEKAVSVGPNPVKYVPPQGQAAITLKHVSNVNNPPLSRLSIPFSA; encoded by the coding sequence atgatgatgacgatgatgatgGAAAAGGCAAGAGCAATGAAAACGATGAATGGAGGAGGCTCTCAAGAACACTTCCGGGAACAGGAACAGGAAGAGGAACTGAAACCCTCCCTTTCTTACAATATTAACTCATTTCCACAACAAAAAACCAACCTTGGAGTAGATGTATCTGCAGATGAGGATACAGAGATTAGCATTTTTGATGCCAAAAGGTACTTCAGTGAAAGCAATAGCGATTCAAGAGTGTGCAAAAGAGTGTCCCCCCTTAACATACCCAATTCGGTTCATGTTGCATCAGAGCCCGGGGCTGCCTTGGCCGGTAGATTTTCTTCCGCTTCGTCAGCTGCTGACGGATATGGTTATGGGAGGACCTACCGAGTTCGTTCCTTCCATGCCACACCAACGCCTTCATCAGAGGCTAGCTGGAATAGCCAAACTGGTTTGTTAGCAAATCCTCCTGGTGCCATTGCAGTTTCTATGACCACAGCCGATGACAAGAGAAAAGGGTCCGGTAATTTAAGAAGGCTTTGGCGACTAAGTTGCCCCTGCTCCGGCAAGAAATCAGTTCAAGTTGAGCCCAATAAGCCCCAGAGTTTTAAGGTAGATGGTAAGAGAAGCACGGGGACACAAAGTGCAAGCTCCGGTATTGATCATAAACGGGAAGAGATGCTACAAACCTGCAATCCTCGCAGTATCTCAGAAGAGAATCATGAGTTTCATTCAAGCTTAGGGGTACAGCGTGTGGTAGCAACAACAGCAAGAGTACCCCTGATGATAAGTAATGGTTCAGGGACTGCTGGCTTCACCTTTCCAATACTTAATCAAGTACAACCAAAATCATCCCACGTTAAAATGGTAGTGAATATAAATAGTAGTTCTCTTGATAATCATGAAGATCCACCTCGAGAGTCGTTGGATGTGTTCCTACCTCCTGACGACTCATCTATTTCTGTTCCAAAGAAACTAGTGTCCAGAATTACCATAGCGGACGATGATGCTGCAAGTGATACCAGCTCGGACTTGTTTGAAATTGAGAGCTTATCCACAACCACCCAGGGCCACTCCACGTCCCATCCAATGTACAATAATAGTCGAGATTCATTGGATGATGCCTtgaattttaatacaataagaTCGATAGCAGCAGCCTGCAACGGTTCAGGGTTCGCGTGTCAGTATTCATCAATGATGACAGATTGCTGCTACGAGCCGAGCGAGGCGAGCATAGAGTGGAGCGTGACAACGGCAGAAGGGTTTGAGAGAGGATCTGTTGGGGTATCAGAAGCAGAGGAGATGCATGGCAATTACAATTACAATGGCATTGGCAAAGGAGGAAGGCAGAAATCTGGGAATGGGGGGTTGCTGAGCTGCCGAAGCGAGAAGGCGGTGAGCGTAGGGCCAAACCCTGTCAAGTACGTGCCTCCTCAGGGGCAGGCAGCTATTACCCTGAAGCATGTGAGCAATGTGAACAATCCACCGCTTTCCCGTTTGTCCATCCCTTTTTCCGCATAA